Within Nocardioides rotundus, the genomic segment GAGCCGCGCCGCCCTGGTCGCGATAGCTGTCGAGCGGGAGATGCGACGGCAGGCCGCGCAGCGCGACGCCGAGCTCCTGGACGAGGCTGGCGCGGCCGACGACCTCGACGACCTCGTCGCCTGGTCGGCCGCGAACGCGGTCACCGAAGGCTGAGGATGCGCGAGATCTGCCTCGCGAGCCTGGACAAGACCCGGCCGGTGGTCGTGCTCACTCGAGAACCGGCTCGCCCCGCCATGACCAAGGTGACGGTCGCACCGATCACGTCGACGGTGAAGGGCCTGTCGAGCGAGGTGCCGGTCGGGGTCCACAACGGACTGGACGACGCCGGCGCGATCTCGGTGGACAACGTGGTGACCATCCCGGTCCACCTGCTCGGTCGCACGCTCGGGTTCCTCAGCGCCGAGCAGGAGCGTCAGCTGGCGGCCGCGATCGTCCTGGCCTACGACCTGGAGATTCCTCTGCTCGGCTGACCGCGGGCAGATCCGCTCCCGGAGCCACCCTCAGACCGTCGGCAGCCAGTCCACCCGGCCGGCGAGGGCGGCGTACCCGACGAACGCGCCGACGTCGAGCAGCGTGTGCGCGACCACGAACGGCAGCACCCGTCCCCAGCGGTGGAAGAGCCAGCCGAAGAGCAGCCCCATCGCGACGTTCCCGACGAAGCCGCCGAGCCCCTGGTAGAGGTGATAGCTCCCGCGCAGCAGGGCCTGCAGCGCGATCGAGGTGGGCACGCCGAAGCCCAGCCGCTGCAGCCGCAGCTGGACGAAGCCGAGCACGACGAACTCCTCCAGCACCGCCGCCTCGAGCGAGGCGAGGACGAGCACGGGCACCTGCCACCACTGCGACGGAAGGTCCTGGGCGACGACGGTGAGGTTCGTCCCGAGGGCGTACGTCGCCAGGTAGAACACCACCCCGACCGAGCCGACGCCCGCCGCGAGCAGGGCGCCCCAGCCGAGGTCCGACCAGCGCGCCCAGCCGCCGCCGCGAGCCCACACCTCGCGCAGCCGGGATCCGTCCCGGACCAGGAAGTAGCCCGCCAGCGCGACCGGCACCACGCCGAAGGCGATCCGCAGCAGCTGGTAGGTCAGGTCCAGCCACGGCCGGTCCGGCGCCAGCGAGGAGTTCATCGTCGCCGCCTGCTCCGACAGTGATCCGGGCGCGGTCAGCGCGGCGACCAGGTCGACGATCGAGTAGACGGCCGACCGCCCCAGAGACAGCAACAGCACGAGCCAGAGCTCGACCCAGAGCATCGCCCGGGTGAGCTCCGGCCCGTGCCGGTGCTCGGATGCGGTCATCGCCGCCAGATTAGGCGAGCAGCGCCAGCCCCTCGCCGTCCGGCTGCCGCTCGACGGTCACCGTGCCGCCGTCGGCCACCTCGCCGGAGATCAGCATCTTCGCCAGGTTGTCGCCGATGGCGGTCTGGATCAGCCGCCGCAGCGGGCGGGCGCCGTACGCCGGGTCGTAACCTGTCTCGGCCAGCCACTCCTTGGCGTCGTCGGTGACGTCGATGCCGATGCGTCGCACCGCGAGCCGCCGCTCCAGCAGCGCCAGCTGCAGGTCGACGATGTGGGTGAGCTCGTCGGGGCTGAGCGCCTCGAACATCACGATCTCGTCCAGCCGGTTGAGGAACTCCGGCTTGAAGGAGGCGCGGACCACCGACATCACCGCCTCCCGCTTCTTCTCCGCGTCCAGGTCCGGGTCGACCAGGTAGTTCGAGCCCAGGTTGCTGGTGAGGATCAGGATCGTGTTGCGGAAGTCGACCGTGCGGCCCTGTCCGTCGGTCAGCCGCCCGTCGTCGAGCACCTGCAGCAGGATGTCGAAGACCTCGGGGTGGGCCTTCTCCACCTCGTCGAGCAGCACCACGGAGTAGGGGCGCCGGCGCACGGCCTCTGTCAGCTGGCCGCCCTCGTCGTAGCCGACGTAGCCCGGGGGCGCACCGACCAGCCTCGAGACCGCGTGCTTCTCGGAGTACTCGCTCATGTCGATCCGCACGATCGCGCGCTCGTCGTCGAAGAGGAAGTCGGCCAGGGACTTGGCCAGCTCGGTCTTGCCCGTGCCCGTGGGGCCAAGGAAGAGGAACGAGCCGAGCGGACGGTTCGGGTCCGAGATGCCCGCACGCGAACGGCGTACGGCGTCACTCACCGCCTGCACCGCCGAGCGCTGGCCGATCAGCCGCTCGCCGATGACCTGCTCCATCTCCAGCAGCTTCGCGGTCTCCCCCTGCAGCATCTTGCCGGTGGGGATCCCGGTCCAGGACTCCACGACCTCGGCGACCTGCTCGGCGCCGACCTCCTCGCCGACCAGCGGCTCGGTGGTCGCGTTCTCCTCCTCGGCGCGCTCGGCCGCGGCGATCTGCTTCTCCAGCGCGGGGATCTGGCCGTACTGGATCTCGCTGGCCCGCTCGAGGTCGCCCTCGCGCAGATACTTCTCCTGCTCGATCTTCAGCTGGTCCAGCTGGCGGCGCAGCTCGCCCTCGCCCTGCAGCGACTCCTTCTCCCGCTCCCAGCGGGCCTCGAGAGCGCGCAGCTCCTCCTCGCGGTCGGCCAGGTCGGCCTGCAGCACGGCGAGCCGCTCCTTGGAGGCGTCGTCGCTCTCCTTCTGCAAGGAGAACTCCTCCATCTTGAGCCGGTCCACCTGGCGGCGGAGCTGGTCGATCTCCTCGGGGGAGGACTCGATCTCCATCCGCAGCCGCGAGCTCGCCTCGTCGATCAGGTCGATCGCCTTGTCGGGCAGCTGGCGGCCGATGATGTAGCGGTCCGACAGCGTCGCGGCGGCCACGAGGGCGGCGTCGGTGATCCGCACGCCGTGATGCGCCTCGTACTTCTCCTGGATCCCGCGCAGGATCTGGATGGTGTCCTCGACGCTGGGCTCGCCCACGAAGACCTGCTGGAAGCGGCGCTCCAGCGCCGGGTCCTTCTCGATCCGTTCGCGGTACTCGTCCAGCGTGGTCGCACCGATCATGTGCAGCTCGCCGCGGGCCAGCATCGGCTTGAGCATGTTGCCGGCGTCCATCGCGGAGTCGCCGCCGGCGCCCGCGCCGACGACCGTGTGCAGCTCGTCGATGAAGGTGATCACCGAGCCGCTGGCGTCCTTGATCTCCTCCAGGACCGCCTTGAGCCGCTCCTCGAACTCGCCGCGGTACTTCGCGCCGGCGACCATCGCCGCCAGGTCCAGGCTCAGCAGCCGCCGGCCCTTGAGGCTGTCGGGCACGTCGCCCGCGACGATCCGCTGGGCCAGCCCCTCGACGACGGCGGTCTTGCCGACACCGGGCTCGCCGATGAGGACGGGGTTGTTCTTGGTCCGCCGGCTGAGCACCTGGATCACCCGGCGGATCTCCGCGTCGCGTCCGATGACCGGGTCGAGCCGGCCCTCCTCCGCGGCGGCGGTGAGGTCGACGGAGTACTTCTCCAGCGACTCGTAGGTGGACTCGGCGTCCTGGCTGGTGACGCGGCGGTTGCCGCGGACGGCGGTCAGCCCCTCGCGCATCCCGTCGGCGGTCAGGCCCGCGTCCTGCAGCACCTTCTGGGCGCTGGAGTCGACGGTCGCGAGCGCGATCATCAGGTGCTCGGTCGCGACGTACTCGTCCTTCATGCCCTGCGCGAGGTCGATCGCGCTGGCGAGGACGCGGGTCAGCGAGGCCGAGGCCGCGGGCTGCTGGACGGTCTGCCCGCTCGCGCGCGGCAGCCCCTCGAGCACCCGCTGCGCCTGCGCGGTCAGGGCGGCGGCGTCCACTCCCAGCTTGGTGACCAGGGTGTGGGCGGTGCCGCCGTCCTGCTGGAGCAGGGCGACGAGCAGGTGGATGGGCTCGGTGCTGGAGTTGCCCGCGGTCGTCGCGGACAGCTGGGCAGCCTCGATCGCCTCGCGGCTGCGGGTCGTGAACTTCTCGGCGCCGAACTGGCTCACCGGCATGGCTCCTTCTGGCTAGGTCTGTCGAAATCGTCGAAGTCTGGGGACCACTGTGGTCTCACTTGTCTTCAACGCGCCAGAAGTTGAGTCGATTCCCCTCAAGTTTGGATTTCTTCGGCGAGGTCGGTGTCAGGAGGCCTTGCGTCCGTATCGCTGTCGAGCCGCCTCGCCGCTGGTCCCGACAAGTGCCCCGATCGCCGCCCAAGCCATCCCCGCCTCTCGTGCGGCTTGGACCGCCTCAACGAGATGACGCTCGGCCTCCGAACGCTCCGCGACGGCCGCGCGCAGCAACGTGACGACCCGGACGTCGAGCTCGTCGGCCGGAGCGGGCTCGTAGGACTCAAATCGCGCAGCGAGCTTCTCAGCGTGCTCCAGGATCTCTTCGACTGTTCTCGGCATGGTCATCACCTCAGAAACTTCTCGCGTGCCCTCATCGCATGGACGATGACATCCGTCAGGTCACCGTCTACATAGCCGACCTCTAGGAAGATCGCCGCCCGGTTGGGACCGACGATCATGGTGAACCCATCCCCCAGGCAGGATCTCAGCCTCCTGCAGTCGATGCTTGAGCGCAGACGCCGCAATGATGGGCTCACGCATAATCCAAGTTAACTTGTTGACCAGGCTCGGTCAAGGTCCCTCGCACCACAGCCGGCGACGCCCCACCCGTGCGAGAGTGACCTCATGCCCGACGAGCCCTGGCTGGTGGTCATCGACGCCCAGCGGATCTTCGCCTCGCCCGACAGCCCGTGGGGGTCGCCGATGTTCCCCGGCATCGTGGAGCCGGTACGGCGCCTCGCGGCAGCCCACCGCGGCCGCACCGTCCTCACCCGGTGGGTCGCTCCGGAGCCCGAGCGCGGCAGCTGGGCGCCGTACATGGACGCGTGGTCCTTCGCCCGCAAGCCCGCCGACGACCCGCTCTTCGACCTCGTCGACGAGGTCGCGGACCTGGCCGACCACGTGGTCACCGTGTCCACCTTCGGCAAGTGGGTGCCCGAGCTCGTGGCGATCACCGGCGAGACGCCGCACCTCGTCATGGCCGGTGTCGCCACCGACTGCTGCGTGATCTCTACCGCCCTGGCCGCCGCCGACGCGGGCGCCACCATCAGCCTGGTCGCCGACGCCTGCGCGGGCAGCACGCCGGAGAACCAGGCTGCCGCGTTGGCGGTGATGGGCCTCTACCCGCCGCAGATCACCGTCACGACCACCGACGCGGTGCTTCGATGAGCCGGGTGATCCACACCGGCCAGGCGCTGGTCGACGTCGTGACCGAGGTGCCCGCGCTGCCCCGGCGCGGGCAGAACGTGATGGCCGCCTCCGCGCGGAGGTACGCCGGCGGGGCGGTCACGACGCTGCTCGCCGCCGCTCGCTTCGGCGCGACCTGCGTGCACGCCGGGGCGCACGGCACCGGCCCCAACGGCGACCTGGTGCGGGAGACCCTGCGCGCGGAGGGAGTCACGCTGTCGGCCCCGCCCGTCGAAGAACAGGACACCGCGACCTGCGTGGTGCTGGTCGAGCCGTCGGCGGAGCGCACGTTCGTCACCGCGCTGGGTGCCGAGCGCGAGGTGAGCGCCACGTCCTTCGGGACCTCGCAGCCCCAGGCCGGGGACCTGGTGTGCGTCACGGGGTACACCCTCGCGCTGGAGCGGACCCGCGAGCCGCTGCTGTCCTGGCTGGCGTCCCTGGACCCGGGTGTGGTCGTCGTGCTCGACCCGGGCGCCGCCTTCGCGGCCCTGCCGGACGACGTACGCACCACCATGCTCGAGCACACCGACGTCTGGACCAGCAACGCCGAGGAGGCCGCCGACCTGCTCGCGGCTCTCGGGCGTCCGCTGCCCGAGGGCGCCGACACGATGGCCGCGCCCGCCGAGCTGATCGCCCCGTTGCTGCGGGGCAACGCGGTGACGATCGTGCGGGACGGGGCCGAGGGCTGCGCGGTGCACGTGGCCGGCGAGACCACGGTACTGCCGGGCTACCGGCAGACGCCGGTGGACACCAACGGCGCCGGCGACACGCATACCGGCGTACTCACCGCCGAGGTCGCACGCGGCCGCGACTGGGTCGAGGCCTCCCGGCGGGCGAACGCCGCCGCCGCGATCAAGGTCACCCGCCGCGGCCCCGACACCGCCCCCACGGCCACCGAGGTCGAGACCTTCCTCCGCGACCACTGACCCTCGCCACCACCAACTGCCCCCTCCCCTGCCGAGTCGGGTGAGTTGTCAGTTGGTGGCGGTCTCCTGGTTCTGCCGCTGGGTGATCCGGATCAGCAGGACCAGCGAGGGCAGGACGAGGAGTACGGCGAGGACGACCACCACGATCAGCGCCTGGAGGGTGGCGTCGGCGCCGGCGGCCTCGGAGACGGTGAGCTCGTCGACGAGGAACCAGGGGTACTGCCCCGCGCCCCAGCCGGCCACCACCGAGGCGACGGCGATCACCGAGGCGACCCGCGCGAGCGCGAAGGCGCGGCGGAGGAGGAACAGCAGCGAGGCCACCCCGGCCAGGAAGGAGAGCACGATCAGCGGCGCGCCGGTGGTCAGCAGACCGTCGCTGAGCGTGGGCGCGTCGTGCATCACCGGCACCAGGCCGGCGAAGACCACGGCACCGGTGACCACGCCGACGATCAGCGAGCGCCGGCGGAGCACCTCGGTCAGCTCGGTCTCGTCGGCGCCGGCCGCGTCCGCGGTGAGGAAGACCCCGGCCAGGAACGCGCAGGTGCCGACCGCGATCACGCCGCCGAAGAGCGAGGTGGGGTTGATCCAGGAGGTCCACAGGTCGCCGTACCCGTCCGCGGGGACGCGGCCCGAGGCGATGCCGCCCGCGACGGTGCCGAAGAAGAACGGCGTGACGATCGAGGAGGAGGCGAAGACGACGCCGAACAGCCGCGCCCGGGAGAGCGTGTCGGCGTACTTCCGGAAGGCGAAGCTCGCCCCGCGCAGGACGATGCCGAGCAGCGCCAGCAACAGCGGCACGAACAGCGTGGTCATCACGTCGGCGAACGCGCGCGGGAAGCCGGTCCACCAGACCACCAGCACATAGATCAGCCAGACGTGGTTGGCCTCCCACACCGGGCCGATGCTGTGGTCGATCCGGGTGCGGATCGCCGCGCCGCGCTCGGCTCCGCCCGCGGTGAGGTCGTAGAACCCGGTGCCGAAGTCGGCGCCCGCGAGCACGGCGTAGATGATCACGCCCGCGAAGAGCGCCGCGGCCACCACCAGCTCGAGACTCACGACGACACCGCCTCCTCGGACCGGTCCGGTCCATAGGGACTCGGCAGGTCGTTCTCCCCGGACCGCCAGCGCCGCGCCATCGAGCGCAGCACCACGGTGGCCGCGATCGTCATCAGGGCGTAGATCGTCAGGGTGATCCCGAAGATCCACCACAGCCCGCCCCGCTCGGTCGCGGCGTCGGCGGTCTTCAGGTAGCCCTGCACCACCCACGGCTGACGCCCGACCTCGGTGGCGGTCCAGCCGGCCTCGAGCGCGACGACCGCGAGCGGCCCGGCGAGTACGGCGGCTCTGAGGAACCACCGGTTCTCCAGCAGGTCGCGCCCGCGCCGCCGGGCGATCCAGAAGACCAGCACGCCCAGCGCGAGCGCCGAGCCGATCGCGATCATCGTCTGGAAGGCGTAGTGCGGAAGGTTGACCGGTGGCCGCTCGTCCTCCGGGATGGTGTCCATCCCGCGCACGGGCTCGGTCAGCGAGTCCTCGGCCACGATCGAGCCGACGATCGGGATGTCGATGGTGTAGCGCGCCTCGCCGTCGACCCACCAGCCGCCGATCCGCAGCGGCGAGGGGCCGTCGGTGGTGGTGTCGGCCATCTCGAAGGCGGCGAGCTTGGCCGGCTGCCGCTCCCCCATGCCGATGCCGAGCACGTGGCCCATGACCGGCTGGACCAGCGCGGCCACACTGGCGAACGCGAACGCGACCAGGAAGCCGGTGCGGTGGTGGTGGTCGCGGCGGCCGCGCAGCATGCCGACGGCGTAGACGGCGGCGACCAGGAACCCGACCACCATGTAGGCCGCGACCCACATGTGCCCGAACTGCAGCCAGGCGTGGGTGCTCAGCAGCGGCGCCCACGGGTTCACGTCGGTGACCTGCCCGGCGTCGGTCAGCGCGAAGCCGACCGGGTCGTTCATCCAGGCGTTGACCGCGACCACGTTGAAGGTGCCGGCGATGCCGGCCAGCATCATCGGCAGCAGCATCCACAGATGGATCCGGCCGGGCAGCCGCCCCCAGCCGTAGAGGTAGATGCCGAGGAAGATCGCCTCGATGAAGAAGGAGATCCCCTCCAGGGCGAACGGCAGCCCGAGCACGTCGCCGTACTTCCCCATCAGGCCGGGCCACAGCAGCCCCATCTCGAAGCTGAGGACGGTGCCGGAGACGGCGCCGATCGCGAACAGCACGGCCGACGACTTCGACCACCGCTTCGCGAGCTCCAGCGCGTCCTTGTCGCCGCGCAGGCCGCGCCGGTGCACCACGAAGATCATCGCCGGGAAGGCGACCCCGAAGCAGGCCAGCACGATGTGCCAGCCGAGGGAGAAGGCCATCTGGTTGCGGGCGGGCAGCAGCCCGGCGGGCTCGGCGGCCAACGCCGTGGCGGCCTGGGTGAGGACTTCCGCGGTGGCGGGGCTCATGCGGCGAGGCTACCGGGAGCGGCGAATCATCACCGATCGGGTGGGGTCGTCGCGGACCGCCGGGACGTTGCCGCCGGGAGTACGGCGAGCCGCGCGGGTCCGCCGCAGCGCCTCCCGCGTGGCCTCCAGGTCGTCCCACAGCTCGGTGTTGCGCTGCTGCAGGGCCCGGACCTGGTTCTCCAGCTCCAGGATGCGACGTACCCCCTCGACGCCCACGCCGGTGGCCGTCAGGTCGGCGATCATCCGCAGCAGCTCGACGTCGCGCTCGGAGTAGCGCCGCCCCCCGCCGCTGGTGCGGCCGGGCCGGATCAGCCCCATCCGCTCATAGGAGCGCAGGGTCTGCGGGTGCAGGCCGGACAGCTCCGCGGCGACGCTGATCACGTAGACGGCAGCGTCCGGCCCGGACACCGGTGGACGGCGCCGGGCGGACGCCATCACCGGCTCCCGAAGAGCGTGCCGCGCGGGTCGTGACCCGCGGTCGCGGCGCGGTAGGAGGCCAACGCCTCCCGGGCGGTCTCGTCGAGCTGCGTGGGCACCTCGACCTGGACGGTGACGAGCAGGTCGCCCATCGTGCCGTCCTTCTTCCGGGCACCCTTGCCGCGGACGCGGAACGTGCGCCCCGAGGGGGTGCCGGCCGGGACCTTGAGGGTCACCGGGCCGCCGCCCAGGGTGGGGACCTTGATCTCCGCGCCCAGGGCCGCCTCGTCGAAGGTGATCGGCACCTCGAGGGTCAGGTTGTGGTCCTTGCGCCCGAAGATCGGGTGCGAGCCGACCGAGACCTTGACGAACAGGTCGCCGGCGGGGCCGCCGTTGCTGCCCGGGCCGCCCTTGCCCTTGAGCCGGATCCGCTGGCCGTCCTTGACGCCGGCGGGGATGCGGGCCTGGACGGTGCGGGTGGACTGGCCGAGCCCGCTGCCGTGGCAGGTCGGGCACGCCTCGTCGTAGACGAGCTGCCGGCCGTGACAGACCGGGCAGGTCTCGTTCACCGAGAACGCGCCACCCATGCTGGCGACCACGAACCCGGCGCCCTCGCACTCGGGGCACACGTGCGGCCGGGTGCCCGGCTTGCCGCCGGTGCCGTGACAGGTCGGACAGGCCGAGTCGGAGGTCAGCCGCAGCGAGATGGTGGTGCCCTCCAGCGCGTCGGTGAAGGAGAGCGTCGTGCTCGCCTCCACGTCCGCGCCCTTCTGCGGGCGGGCCTGGGTCCGGGTGCGCGTGCCCCCGAAGCCGCCCCCGCCGCCGAAGAGGTCGCCGAACATATCGCCGATGCCGCCCTGGCCGGCCCGCTCGCGGAGCAGGTCGGAGAGGTCGAAGCCGGCCTGTCCGCCGCCCTGGCCGGCGTACCCGCCGCCGAAGCCGCCGGGGAAGCCGCCCGGGAAGCCGCCGCCCATGGCGCGCATCTCGTCGTACTTCTTGCGCTTCTCCGGGTCGCCCACGACGTCGTACGCCTCGGCGACCGCCTTGAACTTGTCGTGCTTGGCGGTGTCGTCGGGGTTGGAGTCGGGGTGGTTGGCGCGCGCGAGCTTGCGGTAGGCCTTCTTGATGTCGTTCTGGGTCGCGTCCTTGGCGACCCCCAGCTCGGCGTAGAAGTCCTTCTGCGCCCAGTCGGGCCGGAAGCCCTGGTTGTCACTCACGTGCGCTCAACCTCCCCTCGTCTCTCCTGTGTCGTGCTCAACTGTCCTGGCTGTCCTGACTGTGGCTGTCCTGGCTAGCCGGGTCGACCACCAGCACCTGGGCGGCCCGGACGACCCGGTCCCCCATCCGGTAGCCCGCCTTGGCGACCACCTTGCAGGTGGTCACGCTCACCTCGGGGTCCTCGCCGATGTGGCTGAGGGCCTCATGGATGTTGGGGTCGAAGGCGTCGCCCGGCTCGCCGAACTTCACCAGCCCCTGCTGGGCCACCGTGCGCTCGAGCTGGTCGGCGACCGTCTTCAGGCCGGTCTCCAGCTCGCCGTGCTCGCGGGCGCGGTCGACGGTGTCGAGCACGTCGATGATCGGGGTCAGCGCCTTGTACGTCGCGTTGTCCGCGACCAGCTGCCGGTCCCGGTCGACCCGCTTGCGGTAGTTGGCGTACTCGGCCTGCAGCCGCTGGAGGTCGGCGGTGCGCTCCTCCAGCTGCTGCTCCAGCGACTTCTGCGAGGCCACGTCGGCCACGTCGGACGGCTCGATCGGTCCACCCTCCTCGACCCAGTCGGAGACTCCGCTGGTGTCCGGGGGGCCCGGCTCGTCCGCCGTGGTGGCGTGACGAGCCTGGCCGTTCCCGCTCTCGTCGGGGGTCTGGGTCACTTGGACTCACCCTCGTTGTCGTCCTCGTCCACGATCTCCGCGTCCACGACGTCGTCGTCGGACTCGGTGGTCTCGCCGGTCGGGGCGCCCTCGGTCTGGCCGTCGCCGGCCGCCTCGGAGGCGGCGTACATCGCCGCGCCCATCTTCTGGCTGGACTCGTTCAGCTTGGTGATGCCGGACTGCAGGTCGTCGGCGGAGGCGTCGTCGCGGCCCAGGGTCTCCTTGAGCGCGTCGACGTCGGCCTGGACCTCGGTCTTGACGTCCTCGGGGATCTTCTCGCCGTTGTCGGCCAGGAACTTCTCCGTGGAGTAGAGCAGGCCGTCGGCCTGGTTGCGGGCCTCGATGGACTCGCGACGCTTGGCGTCCTCCTCGGCGTACTTCTCGGCCTCGCTGACCATCCGGTCGATCTCGTCCTTGCTCAGCGCCGAGCCGCCGGAGATGGTCATCGACTGCTCACGACCCGAGCCCTGGTCCTTGGCGGACACGTGCACGATGCCGTTGGCGTCGATGTCGAAGGTGACCTCGATCTTCGGCACGTTGCGCGGCGCCGGCGGGAGGCCGGTCAGCTCGAAGTTGCCGAGCGACTGGTTCTCCGACCACATCGGGCGCTCGCCCTGGGCGACCTTGATCTCCACCGAGGGCTGGTTGTCCTCCGCGGTGGT encodes:
- the dnaJ gene encoding molecular chaperone DnaJ, which gives rise to MSDNQGFRPDWAQKDFYAELGVAKDATQNDIKKAYRKLARANHPDSNPDDTAKHDKFKAVAEAYDVVGDPEKRKKYDEMRAMGGGFPGGFPGGFGGGYAGQGGGQAGFDLSDLLRERAGQGGIGDMFGDLFGGGGGFGGTRTRTQARPQKGADVEASTTLSFTDALEGTTISLRLTSDSACPTCHGTGGKPGTRPHVCPECEGAGFVVASMGGAFSVNETCPVCHGRQLVYDEACPTCHGSGLGQSTRTVQARIPAGVKDGQRIRLKGKGGPGSNGGPAGDLFVKVSVGSHPIFGRKDHNLTLEVPITFDEAALGAEIKVPTLGGGPVTLKVPAGTPSGRTFRVRGKGARKKDGTMGDLLVTVQVEVPTQLDETAREALASYRAATAGHDPRGTLFGSR
- the clpB gene encoding ATP-dependent chaperone ClpB, whose translation is MSQFGAEKFTTRSREAIEAAQLSATTAGNSSTEPIHLLVALLQQDGGTAHTLVTKLGVDAAALTAQAQRVLEGLPRASGQTVQQPAASASLTRVLASAIDLAQGMKDEYVATEHLMIALATVDSSAQKVLQDAGLTADGMREGLTAVRGNRRVTSQDAESTYESLEKYSVDLTAAAEEGRLDPVIGRDAEIRRVIQVLSRRTKNNPVLIGEPGVGKTAVVEGLAQRIVAGDVPDSLKGRRLLSLDLAAMVAGAKYRGEFEERLKAVLEEIKDASGSVITFIDELHTVVGAGAGGDSAMDAGNMLKPMLARGELHMIGATTLDEYRERIEKDPALERRFQQVFVGEPSVEDTIQILRGIQEKYEAHHGVRITDAALVAAATLSDRYIIGRQLPDKAIDLIDEASSRLRMEIESSPEEIDQLRRQVDRLKMEEFSLQKESDDASKERLAVLQADLADREEELRALEARWEREKESLQGEGELRRQLDQLKIEQEKYLREGDLERASEIQYGQIPALEKQIAAAERAEEENATTEPLVGEEVGAEQVAEVVESWTGIPTGKMLQGETAKLLEMEQVIGERLIGQRSAVQAVSDAVRRSRAGISDPNRPLGSFLFLGPTGTGKTELAKSLADFLFDDERAIVRIDMSEYSEKHAVSRLVGAPPGYVGYDEGGQLTEAVRRRPYSVVLLDEVEKAHPEVFDILLQVLDDGRLTDGQGRTVDFRNTILILTSNLGSNYLVDPDLDAEKKREAVMSVVRASFKPEFLNRLDEIVMFEALSPDELTHIVDLQLALLERRLAVRRIGIDVTDDAKEWLAETGYDPAYGARPLRRLIQTAIGDNLAKMLISGEVADGGTVTVERQPDGEGLALLA
- a CDS encoding heat shock protein transcriptional repressor HspR, yielding MASARRRPPVSGPDAAVYVISVAAELSGLHPQTLRSYERMGLIRPGRTSGGGRRYSERDVELLRMIADLTATGVGVEGVRRILELENQVRALQQRNTELWDDLEATREALRRTRAARRTPGGNVPAVRDDPTRSVMIRRSR
- a CDS encoding cytochrome ubiquinol oxidase subunit I, which translates into the protein MSPATAEVLTQAATALAAEPAGLLPARNQMAFSLGWHIVLACFGVAFPAMIFVVHRRGLRGDKDALELAKRWSKSSAVLFAIGAVSGTVLSFEMGLLWPGLMGKYGDVLGLPFALEGISFFIEAIFLGIYLYGWGRLPGRIHLWMLLPMMLAGIAGTFNVVAVNAWMNDPVGFALTDAGQVTDVNPWAPLLSTHAWLQFGHMWVAAYMVVGFLVAAVYAVGMLRGRRDHHHRTGFLVAFAFASVAALVQPVMGHVLGIGMGERQPAKLAAFEMADTTTDGPSPLRIGGWWVDGEARYTIDIPIVGSIVAEDSLTEPVRGMDTIPEDERPPVNLPHYAFQTMIAIGSALALGVLVFWIARRRGRDLLENRWFLRAAVLAGPLAVVALEAGWTATEVGRQPWVVQGYLKTADAATERGGLWWIFGITLTIYALMTIAATVVLRSMARRWRSGENDLPSPYGPDRSEEAVSS
- a CDS encoding cysteine hydrolase family protein, producing the protein MPDEPWLVVIDAQRIFASPDSPWGSPMFPGIVEPVRRLAAAHRGRTVLTRWVAPEPERGSWAPYMDAWSFARKPADDPLFDLVDEVADLADHVVTVSTFGKWVPELVAITGETPHLVMAGVATDCCVISTALAAADAGATISLVADACAGSTPENQAAALAVMGLYPPQITVTTTDAVLR
- the grpE gene encoding nucleotide exchange factor GrpE; the encoded protein is MTQTPDESGNGQARHATTADEPGPPDTSGVSDWVEEGGPIEPSDVADVASQKSLEQQLEERTADLQRLQAEYANYRKRVDRDRQLVADNATYKALTPIIDVLDTVDRAREHGELETGLKTVADQLERTVAQQGLVKFGEPGDAFDPNIHEALSHIGEDPEVSVTTCKVVAKAGYRMGDRVVRAAQVLVVDPASQDSHSQDSQDS
- a CDS encoding type II toxin-antitoxin system PemK/MazF family toxin, giving the protein MREICLASLDKTRPVVVLTREPARPAMTKVTVAPITSTVKGLSSEVPVGVHNGLDDAGAISVDNVVTIPVHLLGRTLGFLSAEQERQLAAAIVLAYDLEIPLLG
- a CDS encoding PfkB family carbohydrate kinase — encoded protein: MSRVIHTGQALVDVVTEVPALPRRGQNVMAASARRYAGGAVTTLLAAARFGATCVHAGAHGTGPNGDLVRETLRAEGVTLSAPPVEEQDTATCVVLVEPSAERTFVTALGAEREVSATSFGTSQPQAGDLVCVTGYTLALERTREPLLSWLASLDPGVVVVLDPGAAFAALPDDVRTTMLEHTDVWTSNAEEAADLLAALGRPLPEGADTMAAPAELIAPLLRGNAVTIVRDGAEGCAVHVAGETTVLPGYRQTPVDTNGAGDTHTGVLTAEVARGRDWVEASRRANAAAAIKVTRRGPDTAPTATEVETFLRDH
- a CDS encoding YlcI/YnfO family protein, translated to MSTQIAVRLPDEVVTFLDRSVASGRAPSRAALVAIAVEREMRRQAAQRDAELLDEAGAADDLDDLVAWSAANAVTEG
- a CDS encoding cytochrome d ubiquinol oxidase subunit II, which translates into the protein MSLELVVAAALFAGVIIYAVLAGADFGTGFYDLTAGGAERGAAIRTRIDHSIGPVWEANHVWLIYVLVVWWTGFPRAFADVMTTLFVPLLLALLGIVLRGASFAFRKYADTLSRARLFGVVFASSSIVTPFFFGTVAGGIASGRVPADGYGDLWTSWINPTSLFGGVIAVGTCAFLAGVFLTADAAGADETELTEVLRRRSLIVGVVTGAVVFAGLVPVMHDAPTLSDGLLTTGAPLIVLSFLAGVASLLFLLRRAFALARVASVIAVASVVAGWGAGQYPWFLVDELTVSEAAGADATLQALIVVVVLAVLLVLPSLVLLIRITQRQNQETATN
- a CDS encoding CPBP family intramembrane glutamic endopeptidase; its protein translation is MTASEHRHGPELTRAMLWVELWLVLLLSLGRSAVYSIVDLVAALTAPGSLSEQAATMNSSLAPDRPWLDLTYQLLRIAFGVVPVALAGYFLVRDGSRLREVWARGGGWARWSDLGWGALLAAGVGSVGVVFYLATYALGTNLTVVAQDLPSQWWQVPVLVLASLEAAVLEEFVVLGFVQLRLQRLGFGVPTSIALQALLRGSYHLYQGLGGFVGNVAMGLLFGWLFHRWGRVLPFVVAHTLLDVGAFVGYAALAGRVDWLPTV